One window from the genome of Grus americana isolate bGruAme1 chromosome 14, bGruAme1.mat, whole genome shotgun sequence encodes:
- the GABRA1 gene encoding gamma-aminobutyric acid receptor subunit alpha-1: MKRLLVLCDCLWAWSLLLNALTERSYGQTSSQDELKDNTTVFTRILDRLLDGYDNRLRPGLGERVTEVKTDIFVTSFGPVSDHDMEYTIDVFFRQSWKDERLKFKGPMTVLRLNNLMASKIWTPDTFFHNGKKSVAHNMTMPNKLLRITEDGTLLYTMRLTVRAECPMHLEDFPMDAHACPLKFGSYAYTRAEVVYEWTREPARSVVVAEDGSRLNQYDLLGQTVDSGIVQSSTGEYVVMTTHFHLKRKIGYFVIQTYLPCIMTVILSQVSFWLNRESVPARTVFGVTTVLTMTTLSISARNSLPKVAYATAMDWFIAVCYAFVFSALIEFATVNYFTKRGYAWDGKSVVPEKPKKVKDPLIKKNNTYTAAATSYTPNIARDPGLATIAKSATIEPKEVKPETKPAEPKKTFNSVSKIDRLSRIAFPLLFGIFNLVYWATYLNREPQLKAPTPHQ, encoded by the exons ATGAAGAGACTTCTGGTGCTTTGTGACTGCCTCTGGGCCTGGAGCCTCCTTCTGAATGCATTGACTGAAAGAAG CTATGGACAAACCTCATCGCAGGATGAACTTAAAGACAACACCACAGTATTTACCAGAATACTGGATCGTCTGCTGGACGGTTATGATAACCGCTTGAGACCAGGACTGGGAG AGCGTGTAACTGAAGTGAAGACTGACATCTTCGTCACCAGTTTTGGGCCTGTTTCAGACCATGATATG GAATACACTATTGATGTATTTTTCCGCCAAAGCTGGAAAGATGAGAGATTAAAATTCAAAGGACCTATGACTGTTCTCCGGTTAAATAATCTAATGGCCAGCAAAATTTGGACACCTGATACCTTTTTCCACAATGGAAAGAAGTCAGTGGCTCATAACATGACGATGCCAAATAAACTATTACGAATTACAGAGGATGGGACATTGCTATACACAATGAG ATTGACTGTGAGAGCAGAATGTCCAATGCATTTAGAAGACTTTCCTATGGATGCACATGCTTGCCCCTTGAAATTTGGAAGCt atGCTTATACCAGAGCAGAGGTTGTGTACGAATGGACACGGGAACCAGCAAGGTCCGTGGTCGTGGCTGAAGACGGCTCTCGATTGAACCAATATGATCTGCTTGGACAAACTGTGGACTCTGGAATTGTTCAGTCCAGTACAG gGGAATATGTTGTTATGACtacacattttcatttgaagagAAAGATTGGTTACTTTGTCATCCAGACTTACCTGCCATGCATCATGACAGTGATACTGTCACAGGTGTCCTTCTGGCTTAACAGAGAATCCGTTCCAGCAAGAACTGTATTTG GAGTGACAACTGTCCTGACAATGACTACTCTGAGCATCAGCGCAAGGAATTCGCTCCCCAAGGTGGCCTATGCCACCGCTATGGATTGGTTTATTGCGGTGTGCTATGcctttgtgttttctgcacTCATTGAATTTGCAACAGTGAACTACTTCACAAAGAGAGGCTACGCATGGGATGGCAAAAGCGTCGTTCCTGAAAAG ccAAAGAAAGTGAAGGATCCtctcattaagaaaaataacacgTACACAGCTGCAGCTACGAGCTACACCCCTAACATTGCAAGGGACCCTGGGCTGGCAACCATTGCTAAAAGTGCAACGATTGAGCCCAAAGAAGTTAAGCCAGAAACAAAACCGGCAGAACCCAAGAAAACTTTTAACAGCGTCAGTAAAATTGATCGACTATCAAGAATAGCCTTCCCGTTGCTTTTTGGAATCTTTAACTTAGTCTATTGGGCTACATATTTAAACCGGGAGCCCCAGTTAAAAGCTCCAACCCCACATCAATAA